Proteins found in one Syngnathus acus chromosome 9, fSynAcu1.2, whole genome shotgun sequence genomic segment:
- the hsd17b4 gene encoding peroxisomal multifunctional enzyme type 2, producing MSLSFEGRVVLVTGAGGGLGKEYALAFAERGASVVVNDLGADTKGGGKSSAAADKVVDEIKAKGGKAVANYDSVEDGEKLVQAALDAFGRIDIVVNNAGILRDRSFVRTSDLDWDLIHRVHLRGSFLVTRAAWNHMKEQKFGRIIMTASAAGIYGNFGQANYSAAKLGLLGLSNTLAIEGRKYNIHCNTIAPVAGSRLTETVMPPDLVAALKPEYVAPMVLWLCHEQCQENGGLFEVGAGWIGKLRWERTQGCITRQSNQPMTPEAVRDQWDKVCDFTDATKPTSVQESLQSIVNVLSKVESGVTASPTSAVSSAAGINPTAVVGQKLPVTTFDFTHTQCILYALGVGMSTKDPDHLRFLYEGHPDFGCLPTFGVIPSQASMMDGGLSSLPGLNIDLTQVLHGEQYLELYKPLPTSGQLTSEATVADVLDKGSGAVILLDVNTYCGGELLCFNQWSVFVVGAGGFGGKRTSEKAKPLAPPPQRAPDVVLVDSTTNDQAALYRLSGDWNPLHIDPSFAAMGGFQSPILHGLCSFGFAARHVLKQFASNDPSRFKAIKVRFVKPVIPGQSLQTEMWKEGSRVHIQCKVKETGAAVLAGAYVDLHELAETSPGLPQAGAGLQSELVFAEIGRRIQESGSELVKKVNAVFGWEITKDGKNVAEWTIDLKNGSGALHRGTYSGKADVTFTASDDNFMAIVQDKLNPQKAFFSGKLKIRGNVMLGQKLEVILKDHARL from the exons ATGTCTTTGTCATTCGAAGGAAGAGTTGTGCTCGTCACCGGTGCCGGAGGAG GTCTTGGGAAGGAGTATGCACTGGCCTTTGCTGAAAGAGGAGCTTCTGTTGTAG TGAATGACCTTGGGGCAGACACCAAAGGGGGCGGAAAGAGTTCTGCGGCTGCCGATAAGGTTGTGGACGAGATAAAAGCCAAGGGAGGAAAAGCAGTGGCCAACTACG ACTCTGTGGAAGACGGAGAGAAGCTCGTTCAAGCGGCGCTGGATGCGTTTGGAAGAATAG ATATTGTCGTAAACAATGCCGG GATCCTTCGTGACCGCTCATTCGTCAGGACAAGCGATTTGGATTGGG ACCTCATTCACAGGGTTCACCTGCGAGGCTCTTTTTTGGTGACCCGTGCCGCCTGGAACCACATGAAGGAGCAAAAGTTTGGCAG AATCATCATGACGGCTTCAGCCGCGGGCATCTACGGCAACTTTGGCCAAGCCAACTACAGCGCCGCCAAGCTGGGCCTGCTGGGCCTGTCCAACACGCTGGCCATCGAGGGACGCAAATACAACATCCACtgcaacaccatcgctcccgTTGCCGGCTCACGCCTCACCGAGACGGTCATGCCTCCGG atCTGGTGGCGGCGCTAAAGCCGGAGTACGTGGCCCCCATGGTGCTGTGGCTCTGTCACGAACAATGCCAAGAAAATGGAGGACTCTTTGAG GTTGGCGCGGGCTGGATTGGCAAAT tGCGCTGGGAGCGAACTCAGGGCTGCATCACCAGACAGAGCAACCAGCCCATGACACCCGAAGCTGTCAGGGACCAGTGGGACAAAGTTTGTGATTTTACAGACGCAACCAAGCCCACCTCAGTACAAG AATCTCTTCAGTCCATTGTGAACGTACTGTCCAAAGTGGAATCGGGGGTTACCGCCAGTCCGACCTCTGCGGTGTCCTCTGCTGCTGGCATCAACCCT ACTGCAGTAGTGGGACAAAAACTTCCCGTGACCACGTTTGACTTCACGCACACGCAGTGCATCCTGTACGCGCTTGGCGTGGGCATGTCCACCAAAGACCCCGACCACCTCAG GTTCTTGTACGAAGGCCATCCGGACTTTGGCTGCCTCCCGACCTTCGGGGTTATTCCTTCCCAGGCGAGCATGATGGACGGTGGCCTGAGCTCTTTGCCAGGACTCAATATTGACTTGACACAG GTGTTACATGGCGAGCAATATTTAGAGCTCTACAAACCTCTTCCCACCTCTG GACAACTGACCTCAGAGGCCACCGTAGCAGACGTGCTGGACAAAGGCTCCGGGGCGGTCATCCTCTTGGACG TCAACACATACTGCGGCGGCGAGCTGCTCTGCTTCAACCAGTGGTCCGTGTTTGTGGTCGGCGCCGGAGGCTTTGGAGGCAAAAGAACATCGGAGAAAGCTAAA CCTCTTGCGCCGCCGCCTCAGCGTGCTCCAGACGTCGTGCTGGTTGATTCCACCACTAACGaccag GCGGCCTTGTACCGTCTGAGTGGGGACTGGAACCCCCTCCACATTGACCCCAGCTTTGCTGCCATGGGGG gTTTTCAGTCACCCATCCTGCACGGTTTGTGCTCATTTGGCTTTGCGGCAAGACATGTCCTCAAGCAGTTTGCTAGCAATGACCCCTCCAGATTCAAGGCCATCAAG GTCCGCTTTGTGAAACCGGTGATACCCGGTCAGTCTCTGCAGACGGAAAtgtggaaggaaggcagtCGAGTCCACATTCAGTGTAAA GTCAAGGAGACAGGCGCCGCGGTGCTTGCGGGCGCTTATGTCGATTTACACGAATTGGCTGAGACGTCTCCCGGTCTTCCTCAG GCGGGGGCAGGCCTCCAGAGCGAGCTGGTGTTCGCAGAGATTGGCCGCCGCATCCAAGAGTCTGGCAGCGAGCTGGTTAAGAAAGTCAACGCCGTCTTCGGCTGGGAGATCACCAAAGACGGCAAGAATGTCGCGGAGTGGA CGATTGATTTGAAGAACGGGAGCGGCGCGCTACATCGAGGCACCTACAGCGGGAAAGCGGACGTGACTTTCACGGCATCAGATGACAACTTCATGGCGATAGTGCAAGACAAACTCAACCCTCAGAAG GCATTTTTCTCTGGCAAGCTCAAGATTCGTGGAAACGTCATGCTAGGTCAGAAGCTGGAAGTCATCCTGAAAGATCACGCGAGGCTGTGA
- the prr16 gene encoding protein Largen isoform X2 has product MSGTPDGAEGAVSKVQVKKEIKTIVDNLETILGDLKDVAKELKEVVHDIDTLTCDLQLEEDGLTDSSKTDTLNSSSSSTATTTASSLEKMKLFGDDCLFIAPAPVSPLLALPPAVLTVHKKALPPLPPPRLTSVRTEHHNGKNRPHPTLVLSGNVSKANGALLKNGGVFSLKPNRDLFSPTSCFITNDGSVPESGPVPTLPRPMPLLRHEKNKCPKAPGREPRERVRFSEKVQYHGYCPDCDLQYDVDDSELHLQSELSEMRLSPVHFCSSSSPPPPLPHERMLENGGLSVSRGFAPKAAAPPPCIAPHPGSLKPQKTILRKSTTTTV; this is encoded by the exons ATGTCCGGGACACCCGACGGCGCAGAGGGAGCAGTGTCCAAAGTGCAAGTCAAGAAGGAGATCAAGACCATCGTGGATAATTTGGAAACCATCCTGGGCGACCTCAAGGATGTGGCCAAGGAGCTCAAAGAG GTCGTCCACGATATCGACACGCTGACGTGCGACCtgcagctggaggaggacgGCCTGACGGATAGCTCCAAGACAGACACGCTCAACTCCAGCTCGAGTTCCACCGCCACCACCACGGCGTCCAGCCTGGAGAAGATGAAGCTCTTCGGGGACGACTGCCTCTTCATAGCGCCGGCCCCCGTCTCCCCGCTCCTCGCCCTCCCTCCCGCGGTTTTGACCGTTCACAAGAAGGCGCTCCCGCCCTTGCCGCCACCCAGACTCACCTCGGTGAGAACCGAGCATCACAACGGAAAAAATCGGCCTCATCCCACGTTGGTGCTATCGGGGAACGTATCCAAGGCGAACGGAGCCTTATTGAAGAACGGTGGCGTTTTTTCCTTGAAGCCGAACCGTGATCTATTCTCACCCACGTCGTGTTTCATTACAAACGACGGCAGTGTCCCGGAGTCCGGCCCGGTTCCTACACTGCCCAGACCGATGCCCCTTCTCCGCCACGAAAAGAACAAATGCCCCAAGGCCCCCGGCCGGGAGCCCCGCGAGCGCGTCCGTTTCAGCGAGAAGGTCCAGTACCACGGTTACTGTCCGGACTGTGACCTGCAGTACGACGTGGATGACTCAGAGTTGCACTTGCAGTCGGAGCTGAGCGAGATGCGGCTCAGCCCTGTGCACttttgctcctcttcctcccctcctcctcctcttcctcacgaACGAATGCTGGAAAACGGCGGCCTCTCGGTCAGCCGCGGTTTTGCGCCCaaagccgctgctcctccgcCTTGCATAGCACCCCACCCGGGTTCCCTCAAACCCCAGAAAACAATCCTACGCAAATCGACCACAACCACGGTTTGA
- the prr16 gene encoding protein Largen isoform X1, translating to MSGTPDGAEGAVSKVQVKKEIKTIVDNLETILGDLKDVAKELKEEIVQRIICSDTTRAEKMPRGAVAINARVVHDIDTLTCDLQLEEDGLTDSSKTDTLNSSSSSTATTTASSLEKMKLFGDDCLFIAPAPVSPLLALPPAVLTVHKKALPPLPPPRLTSVRTEHHNGKNRPHPTLVLSGNVSKANGALLKNGGVFSLKPNRDLFSPTSCFITNDGSVPESGPVPTLPRPMPLLRHEKNKCPKAPGREPRERVRFSEKVQYHGYCPDCDLQYDVDDSELHLQSELSEMRLSPVHFCSSSSPPPPLPHERMLENGGLSVSRGFAPKAAAPPPCIAPHPGSLKPQKTILRKSTTTTV from the exons ATGTCCGGGACACCCGACGGCGCAGAGGGAGCAGTGTCCAAAGTGCAAGTCAAGAAGGAGATCAAGACCATCGTGGATAATTTGGAAACCATCCTGGGCGACCTCAAGGATGTGGCCAAGGAGCTCAAAGAG GAAATTGTGCAGAGGATCATTTGTTCGGACACCACGCGAGCTGAAAAGATGCCTCGAGGGGCCGTTGCTATCAATGCCAGG GTCGTCCACGATATCGACACGCTGACGTGCGACCtgcagctggaggaggacgGCCTGACGGATAGCTCCAAGACAGACACGCTCAACTCCAGCTCGAGTTCCACCGCCACCACCACGGCGTCCAGCCTGGAGAAGATGAAGCTCTTCGGGGACGACTGCCTCTTCATAGCGCCGGCCCCCGTCTCCCCGCTCCTCGCCCTCCCTCCCGCGGTTTTGACCGTTCACAAGAAGGCGCTCCCGCCCTTGCCGCCACCCAGACTCACCTCGGTGAGAACCGAGCATCACAACGGAAAAAATCGGCCTCATCCCACGTTGGTGCTATCGGGGAACGTATCCAAGGCGAACGGAGCCTTATTGAAGAACGGTGGCGTTTTTTCCTTGAAGCCGAACCGTGATCTATTCTCACCCACGTCGTGTTTCATTACAAACGACGGCAGTGTCCCGGAGTCCGGCCCGGTTCCTACACTGCCCAGACCGATGCCCCTTCTCCGCCACGAAAAGAACAAATGCCCCAAGGCCCCCGGCCGGGAGCCCCGCGAGCGCGTCCGTTTCAGCGAGAAGGTCCAGTACCACGGTTACTGTCCGGACTGTGACCTGCAGTACGACGTGGATGACTCAGAGTTGCACTTGCAGTCGGAGCTGAGCGAGATGCGGCTCAGCCCTGTGCACttttgctcctcttcctcccctcctcctcctcttcctcacgaACGAATGCTGGAAAACGGCGGCCTCTCGGTCAGCCGCGGTTTTGCGCCCaaagccgctgctcctccgcCTTGCATAGCACCCCACCCGGGTTCCCTCAAACCCCAGAAAACAATCCTACGCAAATCGACCACAACCACGGTTTGA